The following is a genomic window from Candidatus Krumholzibacteriia bacterium.
TCGCCGATTTCACTCCTTTCGATGAGATCGACAAGGCTCCCGAGGAGCGCGAGCGCGGGATTACGATTGCGACGGCTCATGTGGAGTATCAGACGGAGAAGCGTCACTACGCCCATGTGGACTGTCCTGGTCACGCAGACTACGTGAAGAACATG
Proteins encoded in this region:
- a CDS encoding GTP-binding protein, whose protein sequence is MAKEKFERTKPHVNVGTIGHVDHGKTTLTAAITQRQAKAGLADFTPFDEIDKAPEERERGITIATAHVEYQTEKRHYAHVDCPGHADYVKNM